The nucleotide window TATGTTTTAcatcttttcttctattttttttctgTGCTTCCACTCGATCGATCTCTCTGCTTCACTCTGTTCCATATAATAAGAGGAAGAAGTAGAGTTGCATGGATATCCACAAGAACAGCTCGTAATAGAGATAGAAATGTTTTCCGTGCAATTAATCCTTCCTGATTAGACCCATTCCGGCCGCCACGTTCCGGCGGCTGCACCCTTCAAGAGTCCTCGCAAATGCTCTCGAGTTGCGACCGATGTACTCCGACCCGGCCGCTCGGCCGCCGACGATGGATCGGCTTCTTCCCCGACGCAATCTCGGTCGTGTACTCGTCGCCTCCTCGTGTCCTGACCATGGCATGCCTCCTCCTCTTCTGCTCCGGCAAGGTGGGCGCGGGCATGAGGAAGTAAATGCGCCCGCGCTTGAGCTCCGACTCCGGTGGCACGATCAAGATCCGGCGCCCGACGCCTCGGGAGCACGGCCTGGTCAGCACGTGGTTGGGGTTGGCCGCCAGGATCTCCCCGGCGGAGACGCGGCGGCTGTACTCCTCGACGTGGCCGCTGAGGTGGACGACGCGGACGACGTCGAGCGCCCCGCACGGGAGGACGCAAGCCAAGCAACACCGCAGACTGTTCCCCATCCTAACCACTTGGGctttcctccctccctccctccctcatcCTGTGGCCATGGTTTATATAAGAGAAGCACTCAGATGCCAAGTAGATTTCGTTCACAGCCATACATGCTTCCACAAGGGCGAGCGGATTCCCAACCTTCGTTAGCTGGTCTCTCTCATTCACCATATTCTAATCCTTCCTCGTCAAGAGCTGCGTCATTGGACTTCCCAAGCTTCTTATCTATCAGAATGCTAATCCAACTCAGTACCACTCTTGCGAGCTGTCTCCTTTGACCTCACCGCTATCATAATTTTCCCGTCAGATTAAGGTTTGAGTGTCAAATTATTGTGATCTTAGGTGGATCTCCCTCCGGTGTGCTGTAACACAGGTGTCTTTCTAATATCTAAGCGGCCTGCAATATCAAATGAATTAACGCCGCTGCTCACACGTCTTCCGGATTACAATAACCAGGGCTCTACTTGTTTGTTCCTAACCATCGCAGAAGAAATATGTGTGTGATATAGGACACACACATTCGACTGTCATCGGTAATCTCAACTCGCGCTCTCTATTGCTTATCATCTGAGCTCAACTCATTCTGAGGGCAACTCCACGAGGGAGTGAAGTAAACacaaaaacagaaaacaaaaaggaaagcAGAGAAACAGAAACAAAGGTGGGTCGTGGTACGGGCGCGGTCGCACGTGCGAGGCTCGAAAGCCCGAAGCTTCGTGTCGGGCACCGATCGACACGGTGTCGCGCGTTATTTTAAGTCGCCGATCCGATTCCATTCCCGCCGCGGTATTCCCCGTTCTCCTCCCTCAATTATAAGCGGTTGGCCGGACGCTGCGGTCGTCCGTCCGCTCCTCTGCGTTCTTTCGTTTGGTTCAGTTTTATTTTCTGACGTGTCGAGCGCGTATTGGCCTTTTGGGCTTCACGTGAAAGACTCATTGACCTGTTGAACGAGCACTGTTTCTTACCCGTCACGGATTACTTCTCCGCGATTGCGTCGCCGATGGGACCCACCGTCGCGCCTATCTGTGAGACGGCGAACGACCGCGGTTTTCCTTTTGTGAGTAATGCATTGCTTACCCTTCCGGGGCTGCGATTGGTCTTCGTTGGGACCCACGGTCCTTAGACTCTGCGGACGTCACTTGGGACTCTTCATCTCGAGGGCTCGCTCGGTAACCGCCTCCGTATACGCCTCACGCAACGGGTACTTACCGTCCACATTCCTGGTGAGTCGTTACCAGCATATGCGCTGTTCGTCGCGCTACTGAGCCACGCTGGCGGTGACCAGACACCGACTCCAATCTCGCGCTTCATAAGCGTAACcaatcttcttctttccttcccctctctctccgtctctcaatcttcttcttctcctggtTTCCTAACCCTCTCTTTCCCACCACCTTCTCTCTCTATCCTTCTTAGACGACGTCCGTTGGCGGCGATCTCCATAATCGGTGAGCTTGATGTCTGTTGTTGATGCAACTTCTTTTTCCTTTGGTAGCTTGATGTCGGTTATTGATGCGATGCCTGTTCTGTTGTGTAGTTTGATGTCGGTTCTTGATGCGTTACCTGTCCCCTTGGGTGGCTTGATGCGGGTCCTTCATTAAACCAAAAGAAATTATACCAAACGATCATCCCAAGAGGGCAGGTATTGTATCGGTTCTTGACATCAAGATACCCAAGATGACAGTCATCGCATCAAGGAACGATAACAAGACACCCAAGAGGCCAGGCATCGCATGAGTAATCTCCATCAGAATTAGATCGAAAGGTTTCTTCGGATATCTTCCgtctttgtttcttgaattcgtcGTACGTGTTTCGGTTCCGTAGATTAAGGATTTTTTTGTGCGTTTCAAGTTTGGGTTTCTTTGATTTCTCGTCGTTCTCGGGGTTCTTTAGATTAAGATTTCTTTTGTACCTCCCGTCTCCGTTTCTTTGGATTCGTCATTAAGATTGGGGTTCCAGAGATTATGCCGTCTCTGGTTTTTGGATGAAGATCGGGGCAGGACGAAAGACGCCAAAGATCCTCGTGCCAAAACGGCCGCTGTATTCTTTAAAGAGCAAGAACGGCCCACAGCCATTAGGAAGTTGCACAAGAATGATCTCTGAGGAGCAACTTTTGGCTGCAAGGGCATGACGGTAGAATGGTGCCTTGCCTTCCAATGCAATTGTGTGGTGAGTGACTGACCCATAGCAATTTTCATTTTAGTTGCTTCTTTCTCTAGTATTAGACGTCAAAATTGGCTTTAGGGCTATATAATTTGTCCATGCTTCTAATGACATATATGGTTTCTTGTTGATTCTGTTTAACTTCTCCACATCTTTACCCATCTGCTTAATGGTAAAACCGAGTGAACGTTACTTGGTGATCTAGTAATGAACGTGGACCCTATAAACTTGCGTGGCAGAGTTGCCTTCTAATTTCTCAATCATGAGGAACGTCAAACTATATGAATGAttcgttcacctcctttctttatgAATGGTTATGGCTAAAACCTTATTTGCCTTAGCATGATTCACTACTGCACAGGTATACATGCTGCATATGCTAAAACATCTTTACTGTTGCAATTTTTTTATTGACTCGATACCAAATAATTTGTAAACTCACTTGCATAACATCTTGCTGTTAAAGATGGTAATATACTTTGGTGTTTAAGCATTATAGCAAGAatgaaattgaaaaaaaaaagaaaaaaaaagagagagagataggatCAGAGACATGTTCCCATAAGATGTAATCAAATGCAGGGTTCTGTTGTAGCAAGTACAACATGCTTTAGAAACTTCTTTTGTGGTCTGAGATTTAACAACTGATCTTAACTTGTGGTTAATTCTGAATTCTTAGACCACCGGAGTTTTAAGTCTTCTTAAACCTCATATGCCTTGGACATTTTTATTTACAGCTAAGACCTAAGAGAACCAAAAACATATTCTAGTATCTAAATGGTTAAGTAATCCAGTAAAAAGGTTTGGTGTTACCCTTACTCCTTACAACAGCAATCCTTGTATCACATTTTCCTTTAACTACTACCTTCCGAGTTCCGTCCCACTCCAAACCTGGTATTTGCTCACCTTTCTTCCTTTTATTTTGTTTTGGTGAAGAATTTGCTTGTTACCCTCCCAAGAATCAAGCTCCTGCATCGGAGTGTTCCTCTGGTGAATACTTGCAATTGTCATGAGTTCACCAACGTTAAAAGTACTCTACAAATTTCTTGTCAGCCGTAGTTAACAAAAATTAGCATTGCTGACCTTAGCTACCTTTTTTCACTTAATAGAACAATCTCATTAGACTTTTTCAACCAATAACTTACAGGATCAGAATCAAAAGCAAAGGTGGCCTCTCAATTTTCAATCATGATGAACTACATTAGATTTACTTGTCAAGGCCGTTTAGGAAaggttataaaaattttaaatattaacaaaAAGAAAGTCATGCTAGGATCGCTAGCCAAACCAATtgcaaatatttttttgtctttttatttGTTAATGTTGGTATAAGAGAAGATGAGAAATAGAAGCAAAGAATAATGACATAAATTAATAAACTGTTATTTTtactaaatatattatatatacataaaaatacTTTGTAAACATTAGTTGATGATTTagataatgaaaattttaaatagaaAATGGTGTTTTTGAAATATAAAATGTTTACAGGGTGTTGATATTGGATACAGTACCTGAAAAAATAAAGGTTGAGTTAGACAGTTCaggaatatttatatttttttacaccATTCAAATAAGTTGATTGTTGAAACTATCAAGTGTATGGTAATTCTTCAtggttaaaaaatgatgtattgtattgtatatatatatatatatatatatatatatatatatatatatataatggttaGAATTTTACCTTAAAATGATAATTGAAAACTTTAGAGGTAAGGATAGATTAGTAGTAAATTTTGGAAAATTTTTGTTAAAAAGTATGGAATTATTAGTTTAAGATAatgttttttaatctttatttagTTGTAGCTTATATTTCTTTTGGCATAGACTTCGACACTTTCGTCTATATTTTTTTATccatattttgattttaattttttaacttTGTGTGTGCATGTGTGCTGTGATAATACTGTAACAAGTTCCTGCGTTAAACTATGTTATGTTATAAATTATATTTCTTCTTGTTCTCATTCTTATTAGATTCTAAGATTATAAAAACAAACAACCACTAAAAATTATACTGGTATGTGTTCTAAAGATGGATGTCTAAGGATGACATGACAAATGAGCTATGATAGTTATGGATGCTTTGACCTCATTTTTGTTATCTCTTTTAACTTTTGCCATTTTGAGTTCCTAGCAACATCATTTCAATTTCTTTACTTACAAACACAAGGTTTTGTAACGTTACGACTTACATAACATGATTCTCAGTAGATTGAGGGTGAGATGGGGAATTGTTCTTGTAATACTGTTAGAAATAGATGCCATAATCAGAACGTGTTAAGTGGTCTTCCCTTATCTTTCTTTCACTTTTGaaagagtctttttttttttttctgtgaatcATATTTCTGATCTTTAGATGTGGCTACTAGCTTGGTTTTGTAAGAAGTTGCATCTGAACTCAATTGTGTCTCAAAGAAAATAGGCTTCCATTAACATCCAGTGTGGCAAGAAGCTGAGATAATTGTTTAAACCCTCAGCCCTGATGTGTTTTCCTGTAGATATACAAAACTTTTCATGCATTTAAAAAATGTAGGGAAAGATTGAGTCATTCAATTTTATTACAGGACAAAAGTTTGAAATTCATAGTCTTGCAAGTCATATGTTCGAACAATGTTGTTCCTTGCTACATCATTGAATTGTTGCTATCTATTGGTAGCTTGGAATGGGCATCAACATCTTTTTACATTATTATTCTCTTGATTGGGAAAGAGGATTCTTTATTTGTTGGTTGAAGATAGTGGATTTTTTAATTGATTAATAGACGAAAAACAATTATGATATTTAGTCACTGTTGTGGTGACTTGATTGATATCGATGAAAAATGTGCTTATCTTATTATTCACTAAAATATCTTTCTGGAAGTACTGTTTTCGTCTTGTGGCGTCAGAATTAGCTGTGTGCCTAAAAGTTTGCATGTTCAAAATTAACTTCTGAGAGGATTTAAAACTTGTTCGATCATTGTCCTAATTATTTGTCATTTAGCTCTTCTAAGTGATGTCGCTCATTGACGAAAATATGTTAGTACAGTACATCCATTATACCTATGGAGGGATATGACGAATTGCCCAGTTCTTCTATTGTTACCATACATGTGAATATTACCTTACCAATGTTGCTCTTATCATTTTGTTATATCCCTAACAGGAATCATGTGTAGCATTtattatattttgtttgattCTATTATTTTGTCTAATCTATTATTTACTTATACTATTTTAGGTGTTAAAATTTTTAAAGTAtaatctttaaacatgaaacaTGTGCAACTTCAATAATTTTGATactcattaattttaattttgtgaGTGTCAAATTTTGTGTACGTCATTTCTAGTGAAAGGGTTTTGAATcactaaagaaaaaatattttattgtattGACGGATTTTGATAAGGGTACAACATTTGTTTATGAATTAAACAGTACTAAAAATtacaatgatattaaaaaataaaaaaaaattcccaCTTCTTCTGTAACTTGGGGTGTGAGAAAGGGAGGGGGGAGAGGAGGAGAGTAGAGGGGTgagggggagaggagaggagaggggagAGTGAGGAAGAGTGAGGAAGAGGggagagaggggggaggggggaggggaggggagagtgaggaagaggggagagagagggaggggggaggggaggggagagtGAGGAAGAGGGGAGAGACAGAggaagaggggagagagagaggaagaggagagaggaaGAGGGGAGAGAGAGTGAGGGGGAGAGGCATTCCCCTCCTTCTCACCCCTgtccctccctctcctctcctctctctccttccctccctctcctcattccctcttctctcctctccctccccctcctctcctctcctctcctcattccctcttctctcctctcctctccttccctaCCCCTCCTCCCTACCCCTCCACTCCTCATCCCTCTTCGCCCTCTCTTCCCCCTACCAGTCTTCTCTCCTTCTCTCCCCCTCCCTCTCCTCATTCCCTCTtatctcctctccctcctcccctccctccccctcctccaCTCCTCATCCCTCTTCGCCCTCTCTTCCCCCTACCAGTCCTATCATCCCTCCCTCTCCTCATTCCCTCTtatctcctctccctcctccctcctcctctgccTCCCTCCACTCCTCATACCTCTTCGCCCTCTCTTCCCCCTACCAGTCCTATCATCCCTCCCTTCACCTCCTTCCTCCTCTGTTAGTTCCCACTCCATCCCTCTTCCTTCCCGTGTATTGTACCTGCAAAAGGAGTCACCATGACACGAAAATTATGAGAGTATGTTCTATGTCTGTTCAACATAAcagaaaataattaataataggGAACTAACTCATCTTCAGCAAAACTATCATGACACGaagataaattatatttaaaattaaatatcgaCATGCTCAATGTCAAGTTTGGATAATATTATCATACAATTTAAAATATAATGTTTCTCTATAAATTATTTTAGGCAAAAAAAGGTTGATACATCATTTCACAGATTAACTAATTAATCACCGAAAACAAATACCAATTTCTTCCTCGATACTAGTATAACGTACTACAAAATTACGTGTTGGTTAAATACGTCCATCAGCACTCACAGTC belongs to Musa acuminata AAA Group cultivar baxijiao chromosome BXJ3-5, Cavendish_Baxijiao_AAA, whole genome shotgun sequence and includes:
- the LOC135638459 gene encoding uncharacterized protein LOC135638459; protein product: MGNSLRCCLACVLPCGALDVVRVVHLSGHVEEYSRRVSAGEILAANPNHVLTRPCSRGVGRRILIVPPESELKRGRIYFLMPAPTLPEQKRRRHAMVRTRGGDEYTTEIASGKKPIHRRRPSGRVGVHRSQLESICEDS